Part of the Cellulomonas sp. WB94 genome, CACACGAAGGAGTGAGCCGTGCAGAAGCGACTGCTGGTGCTCGGCGCGGGCACAGCCGGGACGATGATTGCCAACAAGCTGCGGCGCCGGCTCGACGTCGGCACGTGGGACATCACGATCGTCGACCGCGACGACGTCCACCCGTATCAGCCCGGCTACCTGTTCCTCCCGTTCGGGACGTACTCCCCGAAGCAGGTCACGCGTTCCCGGCACAGGTTCCTGCCGGACCACGTCGACTTCGTGATCGGCGAGGTCGACGTGATCGACCCCGCTGCCAGCAAGGTCACGCTGGTCGGCGGACGTGAGCTCCCGTACGACTACCTGGTCATCGCGTCCGGCACGTCGCCGCGACCCGACCAGACCCCCGGCATGCTCGGTGCCGAGTGGCGTCGCAGCATCTTCGACTTCTTCACGCTCGACGGCTCGATGGCACTGGCCGAGGCACTGCGGCACTTCGACCACGGCCGGCTCGTCGTCCACATCGCCGACATGCCCATCAAGTGCCCGGTCGCGCCGCTCGAGTTCACGTTCCTCGCCGACGCGTGGCTGCGCAAGCAGGGGCTGCGCGACCGCGTCGAGCTCGTCTACGTGACGCCGCTGCCCGGCGCGTTCACCAAGCCGATCGCGTCCGAGCGCCTCGGCTCGATGCTCGACGACCGCAAGATCGTCGTGGAGGCCGACTTCCTCGTCGAGCACATCGACCCCGAGACCAAGACCCTCGTCTCCTACGACGAGCGCGAGATCCCCTTCGACCTGCTCGTCACCATCCCGATCAACATGGGCGCCGACTTCGTCGCCCGGTCGGGGCTCGGCGACGAGCTCAACTATGTCGCCGTCGACAAGCACACCCTGCTGTCGAAGGTGTGGCCGAACATCTTCGCGGTCGGCGACGCGAGCGACATCCCGGCCTCGAAGGCGGGATCGGTCGCTCACTTCGCGGTCGACATCTTCGTCGACAACTTCCTCGAGCACGTCGCCGGGAAGCCGATGACCGGGTCGTTCG contains:
- a CDS encoding FAD/NAD(P)-binding oxidoreductase translates to MQKRLLVLGAGTAGTMIANKLRRRLDVGTWDITIVDRDDVHPYQPGYLFLPFGTYSPKQVTRSRHRFLPDHVDFVIGEVDVIDPAASKVTLVGGRELPYDYLVIASGTSPRPDQTPGMLGAEWRRSIFDFFTLDGSMALAEALRHFDHGRLVVHIADMPIKCPVAPLEFTFLADAWLRKQGLRDRVELVYVTPLPGAFTKPIASERLGSMLDDRKIVVEADFLVEHIDPETKTLVSYDEREIPFDLLVTIPINMGADFVARSGLGDELNYVAVDKHTLLSKVWPNIFAVGDASDIPASKAGSVAHFAVDIFVDNFLEHVAGKPMTGSFDGHANCFIESGDGKGLLIDFNYDTEPLPGSYPVPYIGPMKLLKETRANHLGKLAFRWIYWNILLPGRRMPVPTLMSMAGKTVPTTTSSTPSPTD